A window of the Candidatus Cloacimonadota bacterium genome harbors these coding sequences:
- a CDS encoding divalent cation transporter: MKQLTEIIIYSLFAGITIFFGGLLAIIFEKIISKEIKSYTLHWTIAFGGGILMAAIAFVLTPKAIETFSVIGMVVIFAAGAITFFLLDQSIARRKGILAQTMAMMMDFIPESIALGATFMHNHRLGMLLAFFIGLQNLPESFNAYFDLRKSNQSSKKVLIIFFVLSFFGVIAALAGRFLLVNQVKLTQGIMLFAAGGILYLIFQDIAPLLKAEKRWEPALGAILGFLVGMIGTKLLG, encoded by the coding sequence ATGAAACAGCTTACGGAAATAATCATTTACTCACTTTTTGCAGGTATTACAATATTCTTCGGTGGATTGCTTGCTATAATCTTTGAGAAAATTATCTCGAAAGAGATAAAATCTTATACACTGCATTGGACGATTGCTTTTGGTGGTGGAATTCTGATGGCTGCAATAGCGTTTGTACTTACTCCAAAAGCGATCGAAACATTCTCCGTTATAGGAATGGTAGTGATATTTGCTGCTGGAGCGATCACTTTTTTCCTGCTTGATCAAAGCATTGCCAGAAGAAAAGGTATATTAGCACAAACAATGGCAATGATGATGGATTTTATTCCTGAATCGATTGCACTCGGAGCAACATTCATGCATAATCATAGACTTGGGATGCTCCTTGCTTTTTTTATTGGTCTTCAAAATTTACCCGAATCGTTTAATGCTTATTTTGATCTGCGGAAGAGTAATCAATCTTCCAAGAAAGTACTGATAATATTCTTTGTGCTTAGTTTCTTTGGCGTTATTGCAGCTCTTGCTGGAAGATTTTTACTGGTTAATCAGGTCAAGCTTACACAGGGGATCATGCTTTTTGCTGCAGGAGGTATCCTCTATCTGATCTTCCAGGATATTGCCCCTCTTTTAAAAGCGGAAAAACGATGGGAGCCGGCTCTTGGAGCAATACTTGGATTCCTTGTCGGGATGATCGGCACAAAATTGTTAGGATAA
- a CDS encoding alpha/beta hydrolase, whose protein sequence is MEINIRVFLILFLLLIGVSNLSAIQVVFDDYQYSFQLLRTMGYSCTGGADVGECLSTAYKIEEKNHESWFNRWHHTAERLEAAADSFSLNGHNISAREAYFRASNYYRTAAFFLSKKPLDERILTSLRTRRDCFQKAMQFSDFPIEFVHIPFENTHLPGYLLLADNEQVERPVLIVHSGFDGTAEELYFEIGKLAVERGYNCLLFEGPGQGSVVYEQHIPFRPNWESVVTPVVDYALSLPQVYQEHIALMGISFGGYFAPRAVAFEDRIQVCIANGGIYNFYGSMISKFPYGTEKMLDDPEARKEFDKQMLNIMNDNVELEFFFSNGMFTFHAQSPSELLLMMKPYNLEGIAEKITCSMLVVDSEQDHDLQGQAKQLFDVLTCDKEYMLFTTEEAAEEHCQMGAVMISGERILNWLDDYFMNNN, encoded by the coding sequence ATGGAAATAAATATTAGAGTATTTTTAATTTTATTCTTACTTCTTATAGGCGTATCCAATCTCAGCGCAATTCAAGTCGTCTTCGATGATTATCAGTATTCCTTTCAATTACTACGAACAATGGGATATTCGTGTACGGGCGGAGCAGATGTAGGTGAATGCCTGAGTACTGCCTACAAGATAGAGGAGAAAAATCATGAAAGCTGGTTTAATCGGTGGCATCATACTGCGGAACGTCTTGAAGCTGCTGCAGATTCATTTTCACTCAATGGTCATAACATAAGTGCAAGAGAAGCCTATTTTCGTGCATCAAATTATTATCGTACTGCCGCCTTCTTCCTTTCCAAAAAACCCTTAGATGAGAGAATACTAACTTCATTGCGAACAAGAAGGGATTGCTTTCAAAAAGCGATGCAATTTTCAGATTTTCCCATTGAATTTGTGCATATTCCATTCGAAAATACTCATTTGCCAGGCTATCTGCTTCTTGCAGATAACGAACAGGTTGAAAGACCGGTGCTGATCGTTCACAGCGGTTTTGACGGTACTGCCGAGGAACTCTATTTTGAGATCGGGAAACTTGCAGTAGAAAGAGGATACAATTGTCTTCTTTTCGAAGGACCGGGACAAGGTTCGGTTGTCTATGAGCAGCATATTCCTTTCAGACCGAATTGGGAAAGTGTTGTAACTCCTGTTGTGGATTATGCGCTTTCGTTACCCCAGGTTTATCAAGAACATATTGCACTTATGGGTATCAGTTTTGGCGGTTATTTTGCACCCCGTGCTGTAGCGTTTGAGGATCGTATTCAGGTATGTATTGCAAATGGAGGAATTTATAATTTCTATGGCAGCATGATAAGCAAATTTCCTTATGGAACCGAGAAGATGCTGGATGATCCCGAAGCACGAAAAGAGTTCGATAAGCAGATGCTAAACATAATGAATGATAATGTGGAACTCGAATTTTTTTTTAGTAATGGCATGTTCACTTTTCATGCACAATCTCCATCTGAGTTGCTTCTCATGATGAAGCCATACAATTTAGAAGGTATTGCTGAAAAGATAACCTGCTCAATGCTCGTGGTCGATTCTGAACAAGATCATGACCTGCAAGGTCAGGCAAAGCAATTATTTGATGTGCTCACTTGCGATAAAGAATACATGCTCTTTACAACTGAAGAAGCTGCGGAAGAACACTGTCAGATGGGTGCTGTAATGATCTCGGGTGAAAGAATACTCAATTGGTTAGACGATTATTTTATGAATAATAATTGA
- a CDS encoding DUF1295 domain-containing protein: MKKEDITAIISLPIVILIGVGVAIAGSQDSFSWVMGLPLYAFCVALAFIIQWIIFIPSFIFQTEKFFDITGSITYISVTIIAVAMSPKIDARSIILMIMVIIWAGRLGTFLVRRIHKAGKDQRFDDIKPHFFRFLNTWTLQGLWVTFTLAAALVVFTTPFRKDFGWLGVMGIIIWLVGFTFESVADLQKNRFRAQPQNKGKFIKTGLWSISRHPNYFGEIVIWIGVAVIALPVLHGWQWVTLISPVFVAFLIIKISGIPKLEKYADEKWGGQKDYEEYKKDTPVLVPFIK, encoded by the coding sequence ATGAAAAAAGAAGATATTACGGCAATTATTTCTTTGCCAATCGTTATTTTAATAGGTGTTGGTGTCGCTATTGCCGGAAGCCAAGACAGTTTCAGTTGGGTAATGGGGTTGCCATTATATGCTTTTTGTGTAGCCCTTGCCTTTATCATTCAGTGGATCATATTTATTCCATCTTTTATTTTTCAAACCGAAAAATTCTTTGATATAACCGGCAGTATTACGTATATTTCTGTGACTATTATCGCAGTTGCAATGAGCCCAAAAATTGATGCTCGTTCCATAATACTCATGATAATGGTCATCATCTGGGCAGGACGGCTTGGAACCTTCCTTGTTCGACGTATACATAAGGCAGGTAAAGATCAACGATTTGATGATATCAAACCCCATTTTTTCCGATTTCTCAATACCTGGACTTTGCAGGGATTGTGGGTGACCTTTACACTTGCTGCAGCATTAGTTGTTTTTACAACTCCATTCAGGAAAGACTTCGGATGGTTAGGGGTAATGGGGATAATAATCTGGCTGGTCGGTTTTACGTTTGAATCAGTTGCAGATTTGCAGAAAAACCGATTTCGTGCTCAGCCACAGAATAAAGGAAAATTTATCAAAACCGGATTATGGTCTATCTCCCGCCATCCTAATTACTTTGGTGAGATCGTGATCTGGATAGGGGTTGCTGTAATTGCTCTTCCTGTGTTGCATGGCTGGCAGTGGGTGACGCTGATCTCACCTGTTTTTGTTGCTTTTCTCATCATCAAGATAAGCGGTATTCCAAAGTTAGAAAAGTATGCAGATGAGAAGTGGGGTGGTCAGAAAGACTACGAGGAGTATAAAAAGGATACGCCTGTTCTGGTGCCTTTTATTAAATAG
- the cdd gene encoding cytidine deaminase yields the protein MNIKELIKAAKEASESSYSPYSKYKVGAALLTADGNIYTGTNVENASFPASVCAERVAIFDAVTNKEYNFEACAIYAEGENYPFPCGICRQVMSEFSKNMKVIVARNEHEYVVKTIAELLPDMFEFEK from the coding sequence ATGAATATAAAAGAACTAATTAAAGCAGCAAAGGAAGCATCGGAATCATCATACTCACCTTATTCAAAATATAAAGTTGGAGCTGCATTGCTTACAGCAGACGGCAATATTTATACAGGTACAAATGTTGAGAATGCATCATTCCCCGCCAGTGTTTGTGCAGAGAGAGTTGCTATTTTCGATGCGGTTACAAATAAAGAATACAATTTCGAAGCATGTGCAATTTATGCAGAAGGCGAAAACTATCCCTTCCCATGCGGCATCTGCAGGCAGGTCATGTCGGAATTTTCAAAGAACATGAAAGTAATTGTCGCCAGAAATGAGCATGAATATGTCGTGAAGACAATAGCCGAACTGCTACCGGACATGTTTGAATTTGAGAAGTAA
- a CDS encoding 23S rRNA (pseudouridine(1915)-N(3))-methyltransferase RlmH, whose translation MKITILAVGKNKDEYITLAENEFLKRLSSSCSLALETVATPKYKKNQLIEKIKEIEGNSILSALPDQCYVIALDENGDQHTSKEFSRHLNRILVSQNKPLYFIIGGPYGFSKGVKDRADELLSLSQLTFTHQMVRIILLEQIYRAFTILKGKKYHY comes from the coding sequence ATGAAAATTACAATACTCGCAGTTGGAAAAAACAAGGATGAGTATATAACACTTGCTGAAAACGAGTTTCTTAAGCGTCTTTCGAGTTCCTGCTCCCTCGCACTTGAAACAGTCGCGACACCAAAATACAAGAAAAATCAATTGATAGAAAAAATAAAAGAGATCGAAGGAAATTCCATACTCTCAGCATTACCTGATCAATGCTATGTGATAGCTCTTGATGAAAATGGAGACCAGCATACATCCAAAGAGTTCTCTCGTCATCTCAACAGGATTCTTGTTTCGCAGAATAAACCGCTCTATTTTATAATAGGAGGTCCATATGGATTCTCTAAAGGAGTTAAAGATCGTGCTGACGAACTTCTCTCACTATCTCAACTCACATTTACACATCAAATGGTTAGGATCATCCTTCTTGAACAGATATATCGGGCATTTACGATATTAAAGGGGAAAAAGTACCACTACTAG
- a CDS encoding guanosine monophosphate reductase, whose translation MARTGITFDDILLIPNYSEVLSRQDVDLSTRVTKNFRIGLPILSANMDTITEFDMANVLSGFGALGIVHRFCSVDEEAGIIERLKLSENPIRAASIGVTGENKDRLKALIDAGAQIICIDIAHGHHKLMADTINMCKNFNVDIIAGNIATGEAAKFLCENGADAVKVGIGPGSMCTTRINTGFGVPQVTAIEDVYNVAKEYNIPVIADGGIQNSGDVAKALAVGADSVMIGALFAGCKETPGTIHKEGNFPNYHLYKRYRGSASLESKHIRNDENRNVEGISTTIEYKGPAKYVIRNIEDGLRSAFSYAGAMNIDEFHQKVTYIQKRFKDIRTV comes from the coding sequence ATGGCACGAACCGGTATAACATTTGATGATATTCTGCTGATCCCTAATTATTCTGAGGTGCTGTCACGTCAGGATGTTGATCTCTCAACAAGAGTTACAAAAAATTTTAGAATAGGATTACCTATTCTTTCCGCTAACATGGATACGATCACAGAGTTTGATATGGCAAATGTGCTCAGTGGATTTGGTGCTCTTGGCATTGTTCACAGATTTTGCTCCGTTGATGAAGAAGCAGGAATTATTGAACGTCTAAAGCTTTCGGAAAATCCAATCAGAGCTGCTTCGATCGGTGTAACCGGAGAGAATAAAGATCGTTTAAAAGCGCTTATCGATGCGGGAGCACAGATCATTTGTATCGATATTGCTCATGGTCATCATAAACTCATGGCTGATACGATCAACATGTGTAAGAACTTCAATGTTGATATAATCGCAGGTAACATCGCAACAGGAGAAGCCGCAAAATTTCTCTGTGAAAATGGCGCAGACGCTGTCAAAGTGGGTATTGGACCCGGCTCGATGTGTACGACGCGGATCAATACCGGGTTTGGCGTTCCTCAGGTTACTGCCATAGAAGATGTTTATAATGTTGCTAAAGAATATAACATTCCTGTTATTGCAGACGGCGGTATTCAGAACTCTGGTGATGTAGCCAAAGCGTTGGCTGTTGGTGCAGATTCTGTCATGATCGGTGCATTGTTTGCAGGATGTAAGGAAACACCTGGTACAATCCATAAAGAGGGTAATTTCCCGAATTATCATTTGTATAAACGTTATCGCGGATCAGCGAGTCTCGAGTCCAAACATATCAGGAATGATGAGAATCGTAATGTTGAAGGAATAAGCACAACCATCGAATACAAGGGTCCCGCAAAATATGTGATCCGCAATATTGAAGATGGACTTCGTTCTGCATTCTCCTATGCCGGAGCTATGAATATCGATGAATTTCATCAGAAAGTAACCTATATTCAGAAAAGGTTTAAGGATATCCGGACAGTCTGA
- a CDS encoding M48 family metalloprotease produces the protein MDLKKIRYKSDFEDTKELFNVYKVEQIIKSHEEILKEHITFRDKLLADSVRLTPTISPRIYKIIEGVKKDFGLKQKIEFFSLRDNSYNAFAFKQKNLISVVFTSALLENFDDDEIKFVLGHELGHIIFDHNKLLLLYNPDKKQTTFLPILAEKKFLTWQKKAEISCDRVGLVACKNYEVAVQSLLKISYGLTEKNLNFNLPELMKQLDDLAKSEYMSELSTSTHPLLPVRLKAIELFSQSALFKKTGKINAEDLHTKTDELLALTKFYPRTKVKEMMMKLVAAGGISMIAADKEINLEEIKSLVKILADVFTDDPEKEIIYDKEKALKQLDSAARYLKQHSTDMDRYYSLHFLTLISLSDGRFTKKEKQVLLDIAESIGLSENDAMDVMWKTLQQNGITIDVRLNEIAQNVQEHYADYLKE, from the coding sequence ATGGATCTAAAAAAAATACGCTATAAAAGCGATTTCGAAGACACAAAAGAACTTTTTAACGTATACAAAGTTGAACAGATCATTAAATCCCACGAAGAAATCCTCAAAGAACACATCACCTTTCGTGATAAACTTCTTGCTGATTCTGTTCGACTAACTCCAACAATTTCTCCCCGCATCTACAAGATCATTGAAGGGGTTAAAAAAGATTTTGGTCTCAAGCAGAAGATCGAGTTTTTTTCACTAAGGGATAATTCATATAATGCCTTTGCGTTCAAACAGAAAAATCTTATCAGCGTGGTTTTTACGTCTGCTTTACTTGAAAATTTTGATGATGATGAAATTAAGTTTGTGCTCGGACACGAACTCGGGCATATCATATTCGATCATAATAAACTCCTGCTGCTCTATAATCCGGACAAGAAACAAACAACCTTCCTGCCGATCCTTGCAGAAAAAAAATTCCTAACCTGGCAGAAAAAAGCAGAGATCAGTTGTGACAGGGTTGGGCTGGTAGCATGCAAGAATTATGAGGTCGCAGTGCAAAGTTTATTAAAAATCTCTTATGGATTAACCGAGAAAAATCTTAATTTTAATCTACCGGAACTCATGAAGCAGCTGGATGATCTGGCAAAGTCAGAATATATGTCCGAATTAAGCACTTCAACCCATCCTCTTCTCCCTGTTCGCCTGAAAGCGATCGAGCTCTTCTCTCAGTCTGCTTTATTTAAGAAAACCGGTAAAATCAACGCCGAAGACCTACACACAAAGACCGACGAATTACTGGCACTCACAAAGTTCTATCCCCGCACCAAAGTCAAAGAGATGATGATGAAGCTTGTGGCTGCTGGCGGCATTTCTATGATCGCTGCAGACAAAGAGATCAATCTCGAAGAGATAAAGAGTCTTGTTAAGATTCTTGCTGATGTCTTTACTGATGATCCTGAGAAAGAGATCATTTATGATAAAGAAAAAGCGCTCAAGCAGCTCGATAGTGCAGCACGTTACCTCAAACAGCACAGCACAGATATGGATAGATATTACTCACTCCACTTCCTTACGCTGATCTCTCTTTCAGATGGTAGATTTACCAAAAAAGAGAAACAAGTTCTTTTGGATATCGCAGAATCAATCGGACTATCAGAGAACGATGCTATGGATGTTATGTGGAAGACGTTGCAACAAAACGGGATCACCATCGATGTGCGGTTGAATGAAATAGCACAAAACGTACAGGAGCACTACGCTGATTACTTGAAGGAATAG
- a CDS encoding bifunctional metallophosphatase/5'-nucleotidase, giving the protein MKKIFLILLMSLFVFSYLNAEEVKLNLLFTNDVHGGIDAVEATFMNPDFPPPLGGGASAATYINAVRKKAEENGEAFLLLDAGDFFQGHPIGTMSEGVAVIKYMNWIGYDAMTLGNHEFDLGYETLLNTLALAEFPIVCANIIVKETGELIPGCVPYIIKNFKGIDIAIIGISTLDTPLMSFPENIKELEFVDAAQTVEKYIKEVEEIGVDLIFVLGHMGIPYDVESAYQYDIVEGHIKDEDRRWPDNAMHVAYKVPGIDVFLAGHIHKGYNIPWEEPENHTLIVQNYGYGSNMGHLILTLDTDSKIITGYDLPAYIDGDLITLFEEEFLPDPWYKEKIDSMQALAEQGMDEIVGIAGMHLSRDGSAQSIIGNLVMDAMLEESEADFAFLNLGGVRDDIKEGPVSYRDVFDVLPFDSQIVTMEIDGAKLKEILEVRIAGGRHGLRVAGGEVEYSKEYPDFQRVTNLTIAGEPWDPDKIYDVATVDFLMQGNSGLTLLTEIPESQITYKYIVLRDALANYFRRREVVNGQIDNRWNLEPEAAHSDIISKFNSEQK; this is encoded by the coding sequence ATGAAAAAGATATTTTTAATACTCCTCATGAGTTTGTTTGTTTTCAGCTATCTGAATGCTGAAGAGGTCAAGCTTAATTTACTGTTTACAAATGATGTACATGGTGGAATAGATGCTGTTGAAGCCACATTCATGAATCCCGATTTTCCCCCCCCACTTGGTGGAGGTGCTTCAGCGGCGACCTATATCAATGCTGTTCGTAAGAAAGCAGAAGAGAACGGTGAGGCCTTTCTTCTTCTCGATGCTGGTGATTTCTTCCAGGGACATCCAATCGGAACCATGTCCGAAGGTGTGGCAGTTATCAAATATATGAACTGGATTGGATACGATGCCATGACCCTTGGCAACCATGAATTCGATCTCGGATATGAAACACTTTTGAACACCCTTGCTCTTGCAGAATTCCCGATCGTATGCGCTAACATCATTGTTAAAGAAACAGGTGAACTCATTCCCGGCTGTGTACCCTATATTATAAAAAATTTCAAAGGCATCGATATAGCGATCATTGGAATTTCCACACTCGATACTCCTCTGATGAGTTTTCCTGAGAATATTAAAGAATTGGAATTCGTTGATGCGGCACAGACAGTGGAAAAATATATAAAAGAAGTAGAAGAGATCGGCGTTGATCTGATTTTTGTACTAGGGCATATGGGTATCCCCTATGATGTCGAATCTGCCTATCAGTATGATATTGTTGAAGGTCATATCAAAGATGAAGACAGACGCTGGCCCGATAATGCAATGCATGTTGCTTATAAAGTGCCCGGCATTGATGTTTTCCTCGCCGGACATATTCATAAAGGATACAATATTCCCTGGGAAGAGCCGGAGAATCATACACTCATTGTGCAAAATTATGGTTACGGTTCCAACATGGGACACCTCATCCTCACGCTGGATACAGACTCCAAAATTATTACCGGCTACGATCTTCCAGCTTATATCGATGGCGATCTTATCACTCTTTTCGAGGAAGAATTTTTACCTGATCCATGGTACAAAGAGAAGATTGACTCCATGCAGGCATTGGCAGAACAAGGAATGGATGAAATCGTTGGTATTGCAGGCATGCATCTCTCTCGTGACGGCTCTGCACAAAGCATTATCGGCAACCTTGTCATGGATGCAATGCTCGAAGAATCGGAAGCAGATTTTGCATTTTTAAATCTCGGCGGTGTACGTGATGACATCAAAGAGGGTCCTGTTTCTTATCGTGACGTATTCGATGTGCTCCCCTTTGATAGCCAGATCGTAACAATGGAGATCGATGGAGCAAAGCTTAAGGAAATTCTCGAAGTCCGTATTGCAGGCGGTAGACATGGACTGCGCGTTGCAGGTGGAGAGGTCGAATATAGTAAAGAATATCCAGATTTCCAGCGTGTGACCAATCTGACTATTGCTGGTGAACCATGGGATCCCGATAAGATTTATGATGTTGCAACGGTCGACTTCCTGATGCAGGGAAATTCCGGTTTGACATTACTCACGGAAATTCCTGAAAGCCAGATCACATATAAATATATCGTTCTCAGAGATGCGCTTGCAAATTACTTCCGCAGACGTGAAGTTGTGAACGGACAGATCGATAACCGTTGGAATCTCGAACCGGAAGCGGCACATTCAGACATAATCTCAAAATTTAATTCTGAACAAAAATAG